TCTTGAAATACAGGCTGAGGTAAAGCGAAGGCTCGCGCAGCACGCCTTCGGCGCAAAGGATCAGCGCGATCAGCAGACGCCCGACGCGACCGTTGCCATCGTTGAACGGATGGATCGTCTCGAACTGCACATGAACCAGCGCCGCCTTGATCAGGGCCGGCATCTCGTTCCGGTCGGTGTGCAGGAAGGCTTCCAGCTCGCTCAGGCAATCCGCCAGACGCTCGGGCGGTGGCGGCACAAAACCGGCCAGCGCAGGCGATTTGCCACCGATCCAGTTCTGGCCGATACGAAGCTCACCGGGATGCCTGGTCGCGCCACGACCTCCACGCAACAGCACGCCGTGAATCTCGCGGATCAGCCGCAATGACAGTGGAAAGTCATCTTCGCGCAGGCGCTTGAGGCCATGCTGGAGCGCAGCTACGTAGTTGGACACCTCCTCCACATCGTCGATCGGCACCCCCGGCATCTCGGCCAGTTCGTACAGCAACAAGTCGGACAGCGAGGATTGAGTGCCCTCGATCTGCGAAGACAGCAAGGCTTCCTTGCGCACGTACTGATACAGGAATAACGCCGGGTCGGGCAGCATCAGGGTGATGCCATCCAAGCGACCAAGCGCCTGGTTGGCGCGCTCGAGCTGCGCAACCAGAGCAGGACCAAACATCAACGGTGGTTTTGGCGGCAGCGGCTTCGGTACGAAAGCCTTGTAACGACTGCCAGCGAGGCTGCCAGCCACGTAGTCACCGGTTCTTCGTTCCATGACGCTGCCCCCGTTTTCCCAATCCAGGCACTGTAGATTTTTGAGAAAATTATGGCAATAAATTTTTCCTAAAATAAAACAACCACTGCCATGGGAAAGATTCGCATTGCGCCTGCCTCAAAGGCAGATGGCCAATACGCTCCAGCTATAATGGGCGGATGTCTCTCATCCAACTGCAACGCGTCGACTTCAGCATCGGCGGCCCGCTCCTGCTCGAACATGTCGATCTGTCGATCGAGTCGAACGAGCGGGTGTGCATCGTCGGCCGCAACGGCGAAGGCAAATCCACCCTGATGAAGCTGATCGCCGGCGAGCTGCATGCCGACGATGGCGAGGTGCGGGTACAGAACGGCGTGGTGATCGCGCGGATGGCGCAGGAAGTGCCACACGGCACCGAAGGCAGCGTGTTCGACGTGGTCGCCGAGGGACTGGGCGACCTCGGCCACCTGCTGGCGCGCTACCACCACCTGCTCGACGAGGGCGACTTCGATGCGCTGGGCGACGTGCAGCACCAGATCGAGGCGCAGCACGGCTGGGACCTGGACCGCCGCGTGAGCGACGTGCTGGCCCAGCTGGAGCTTCCTGGCGAAACCGACTTCGCCGCGCTGTCCGGCGGCATGAAGCGCCGCGTGCTGCTGGCGCAGGCGCTGGTGCGCAAGCCCGACGTGCTGCTGCTGGACGAGCCCACCAACCACCTCGACATCGAAGCGATCGGCTGGCTGGAAAGCTTCCTCAAGCAGTTCGCCGGCAGCATCGTCTTCGTCACCCACGACCGCAGCTTCCTGCGCGCGCTGGCCACGCGCATCGTCGAAATCGACCGCGGCGCGCTGACCGACTGGCCCGGCGACTACGACAACTACCTGCGCCGGCGCGAGGAACGCCTGCATGCCGAAGCCCAGGCCAATGCGCTGTTCGACAAGAAGCTGGCACAGGAGGAAGTGTGGATCCGCCAGGGCATCAAGGCCCGGCGTACCCGCAACGAGGGCCGCGTGCGTGCGCTGAAGGCGCTGCGCGTGGAACGCGCCGAGCGACGCAACCTCGGCGGCAACGTGAAGATGACGGCGGCCAATGCGCAGGCCTCCGGCAAGAAGGTGATCGACCTCAAGCACGTGCACCAGGCCTACGGCGGCCGCGTGCTGATCGACGACCTCACCACCACCGTGATGCGCGGCGACCGCATCGGCATCATCGGTCCGAACGGCGCCGGCAAGAGCACCCTGCTGAAGATCATGCTGGGCGAGCTCAAGCCGCAGCGCGGCAGCGCGGAGCTGGGCACCGGCATCCAGGTCGCCTACTTCGACCAGCACCGGCTGCAGCTCAACGACCAGCTCAACGCCCTGGACAACGTGGCCGAGGGCCGCGAGTACATCGAGCTCAACGGCCAGCGCAAGCACATCATCGGCTACCTGCAGGATTTCCTGTTCTCGCCCGAACGCGCGCGCGCCCCGATCACCCGCCTGTCCGGCGGCGAGCGCAACCGCCTGCTGCTGGCCAAACTGTTCGCGCAGCCGTCCAACCTGCTGGTGATGGACGAACCGACCAACGACCTCGACGTCGAGACGCTCGAACTGCTGGAAGAACTGCTCACCGACTACCAGGGCACCCTGCTGCTGGTCTCGCACGACCGCGCCTTCCTCGACAACGTGGTCTCCAGCACGCTGGTGCTGGAAGGCGAAGGCCGCATCGGCGAATACGTGGGCGGCTACACCGACTGGCTGCGTCAGCGGCCGCAACCCCCTCATCCCGGCGAAAGCCGGGAGCCAGCGCCTTCCGCCACGAACAAGTCGCTGGACCCCGGCCTTCGCCGGGATGACGAGAAAAAGGCCAAGCCCAAGCGCAGCTTCAAGGAACAGCACGAGCTGGAGCAGCTGCCGCAACGCATCGAGCAACTGGAAACCAACGTCGCCACACACACCGCGGCGATGAACGATCCCGCGTTCTTCCAGCAGGACAGCGCCGCCATCGTCAAGGCGAACGAGGCGCTGGTGGCGTTGCAGGCCGAACTCGACACGGCTTATGCGCGCTGGTCGGAACTGGACGGCTGACATTCGGCACCGTGTCGCCAAGATGGCGGCGTATCATTCGCGGATTGCCCCTTGCGGATGATCGCCATGTACACGCTCTACTACGCTCCCGGCTCCGCCAACCTCGCCGTCCACCTCGCCTTGCTGGAGATCGGCGCGCCACACGAACTCAAGCGCGTCGACATCGACAAGGGTGAGCAGCGCAGCGCCGCCTACCTGGCGATCAATCCGAACGGCGTGGTGCCGACCCTGGTGATCGATGGCGTGCCGCACGGCGAGGCCGCGGCGCTGGCGATGCTGCTGGCCGAGCGGCATCCTGAAGCCGCGCTGGCGCCGGCCCCCGGCAGCGCGCAGCGTGCGGACTTCCTGCAATGGATGCTGTACCTGGCCAACAACCTGCAACCGCTGTTCCGCCAGTGGTTCTATCCCGCGGACCATCTGCCGGAAGGCGCCGATACGATCAAGCAGGCCGCCCGCGCCGGCATCGAGAAATGCTGGTCGAAGATCGACGCGCATCTCGCCGCGCACGGTCCTTACATGCTGGGCGACAACTTCAGCCTGGTCGACCTGTACGCGCTGATGCTGATGCGCTGGTCGCGCAACATGCCCAGGCCGGCGACGGCATGGCCGCAGCTGGCCGCGCTGGCCAGCACGCTGAAAGCCCGCCCGTCGTGGAAACAGGTGTGCGAGGCCGAAGGCCTGGTCGAGTGGGCCTGAACGCATGAGTGACGGCGCCGACACCTGGGCCGTCTATCTGCTCGAATGTGTCGATGGCCGCGTCTACACCGGCATCGCGCGCGACCCCGAACAACGCTACGCGAAACATCTCAGCGGCAAGGGCGCGCGCTTCACCCGTTCCAACCCGCCGAAGCAACTGCTGGGCTGGGTGTGGGTCGCCAGCCGCGGCGAGGCGCTCAAGCTGGAAATTGCCTGGAAGCGGCTGCCACGCGAGCAGCGCATCGCGGCGCTGCAGGCCGTCATCACGCACGCGCCGTAGGAACCCGCTCGCGGGCGATGCTTTGAAGGCCGGGATTCGGGATTCGGGATTCGCAAGATCAAAGGCGTCGCCCGCGAGCGGGCTCCTGGAAGGTGGGGGCTATCCGGCAAAACTGGCTGAAGAGCCGAAGTGGGAGGGCGCGATCAGCCGGTGTTCTGCAATCCCTGTGCCACGCCGTTGACGCAGGCGACCAGCGCCTGCAGCACGGCATCGTCCTGGCGGTCGCTGGCGCGCCAGCGCTGCAGCAGGTCGACCTGCAGCAGGCTCATCGGGTCCACATAAGGATTGCGCAGGCGGATCGAGGCGGCCAGGCGCGGCTCGCCGCGCAGCAGCACCCCGCTGCCCTTCAGCTGCAGCAGCCAGCGGCGGGTGCGCGCGAACTCGTCGCGGACCAGTCCGAAGAATTCCTCGTGCAGCGGGCCGGACAGTTTCGAGAACGCCTCGGCGATGGGCAGGTCGCACTTGGCCAGCACCATTTCCACGTCGTCGAGCAGGTTGCAGAAGAACGCCCAATCGCGCGCCATCTCCACCAGCGTCTCTTCGCCAAATTGCCGTGCACCCTGCTCCAACGCACTGCCCAGGCCATACCAGCCAGGCAGGATCGAGCGGCACTGGGTCCACGCGAACACCCACGGGATCGCGCGCAGGTCCTGCACGCCGCGCATGCTGCGGCGACTGGCCGGGCGCGAGCCCAGGGTCATCCGTTCGATCACGTCGACCGGGGTGGCGCTGCGGAAGTAGTCGACGAAACCGTCGCGCTCGACGAAGGCGCGGTAGCTCTGTCGGCTGGTCGATGACAGCGTGTTCATCACTTCGCGCCAGCGCTCCTCGCGCGATTCGTCTTCGCGCGGGCGCAGCGAGGCGCGCAGCACCGCGCCCACGGTCTGCTCCAGGTTGCGCAGCGCCAGCGCGCGGATGCCGTACTTGCGGTGGATCACCTCGCCCTGCTCGGTCACCCGCAGCACGCCGGCCACCGCGCCGCGCGGCGCGGACATCAGCGCCGGCGTGATGCGCGCACCGCCGCGGCTGGCCGAGCCGCCGCGGCCGTGGAAAAACGCCAGTTGGATGCCGGCCGCGTGCGCCACCTCCAGCAACTCCACCTGGGCGCGCTGCAGGCCCCAGCGCGAGGCCAGCGTGCCGCCATCCTTGCCGCTGTCGGAGTAACCCAGCATCACCCACTGCTGGTCGCCGCGCGCAGCGAGGTGGCGGCGGTAGACTGGATCGTCGAGCAGCGCGCGCAAGGTGGCCGGCGCGCTCTTCAGATCGTCGACGGTCTCGAACAGCGGCGCGATGTTGAGCGGTACGTCGTTCGCCGGATCGACCAGTCCGCCACGCCGCGCCAGCGCCAGTACCGCCAGCACGTCGGCGGCCGAGCGCGCCATGCTGATGATGTACAGGCCGGTGGCGTCGCAGCCGTGGCTCTTGCGGCTGTCGCGCAGGATGGCGAACACCGCCTGCAGCGAGGTGGCGTTGGCATCATGGCTGTCCGGAAAAACCGCATCGCCGCTGGCGTACGGGCGCAGCCGGTCGGCGCGCGCGGCGCCGTCGCGCGTGGCCCAGTCCGGCTCGGCCAGCAGTGCCGCCAGCGCATCGTCGTGCACGCGCGAATCCTGCCGCACGTCGAGCCGCGCCAGGTGGAAGCCGAAGCTGCGCACGCGGCACTGCAGGCGTTCCACCGCATAGGCGCCGGCGTGCACGCCGCGATGCTGGAACAGGCTGTCGGCGATCAGCTGCAGGTCGTCCAGAAATTCATCACTGGACGCATAGCCGTCCGCGTCGTCGTCCTGGGTCAGCGCCAACCGTGCGCCAACCAGTTGCAGCAGGCAGCGGTACGGCATGTCGGCGTGGCGCGGGCGGATCTGCGCCGCGGCCGCGGGAAAACGCGCGCG
This genomic stretch from Rhodanobacter thiooxydans harbors:
- a CDS encoding Fic family protein; its protein translation is MERRTGDYVAGSLAGSRYKAFVPKPLPPKPPLMFGPALVAQLERANQALGRLDGITLMLPDPALFLYQYVRKEALLSSQIEGTQSSLSDLLLYELAEMPGVPIDDVEEVSNYVAALQHGLKRLREDDFPLSLRLIREIHGVLLRGGRGATRHPGELRIGQNWIGGKSPALAGFVPPPPERLADCLSELEAFLHTDRNEMPALIKAALVHVQFETIHPFNDGNGRVGRLLIALILCAEGVLREPSLYLSLYFKTRRQQYYAQFDVVRKTGDWEAWLLFFLEGVESTSQQAVDTAQRILALFAEDREKVRGLGRRAGNALQVFEQFIRRPILDAPTIHKTLTVAPPTVRSAIGALQEMGLLNEITGQQRNRIWIYQSYYALLSEGATPL
- a CDS encoding ATP-binding cassette domain-containing protein; the encoded protein is MSLIQLQRVDFSIGGPLLLEHVDLSIESNERVCIVGRNGEGKSTLMKLIAGELHADDGEVRVQNGVVIARMAQEVPHGTEGSVFDVVAEGLGDLGHLLARYHHLLDEGDFDALGDVQHQIEAQHGWDLDRRVSDVLAQLELPGETDFAALSGGMKRRVLLAQALVRKPDVLLLDEPTNHLDIEAIGWLESFLKQFAGSIVFVTHDRSFLRALATRIVEIDRGALTDWPGDYDNYLRRREERLHAEAQANALFDKKLAQEEVWIRQGIKARRTRNEGRVRALKALRVERAERRNLGGNVKMTAANAQASGKKVIDLKHVHQAYGGRVLIDDLTTTVMRGDRIGIIGPNGAGKSTLLKIMLGELKPQRGSAELGTGIQVAYFDQHRLQLNDQLNALDNVAEGREYIELNGQRKHIIGYLQDFLFSPERARAPITRLSGGERNRLLLAKLFAQPSNLLVMDEPTNDLDVETLELLEELLTDYQGTLLLVSHDRAFLDNVVSSTLVLEGEGRIGEYVGGYTDWLRQRPQPPHPGESREPAPSATNKSLDPGLRRDDEKKAKPKRSFKEQHELEQLPQRIEQLETNVATHTAAMNDPAFFQQDSAAIVKANEALVALQAELDTAYARWSELDG
- a CDS encoding glutathione S-transferase family protein produces the protein MYTLYYAPGSANLAVHLALLEIGAPHELKRVDIDKGEQRSAAYLAINPNGVVPTLVIDGVPHGEAAALAMLLAERHPEAALAPAPGSAQRADFLQWMLYLANNLQPLFRQWFYPADHLPEGADTIKQAARAGIEKCWSKIDAHLAAHGPYMLGDNFSLVDLYALMLMRWSRNMPRPATAWPQLAALASTLKARPSWKQVCEAEGLVEWA
- a CDS encoding GIY-YIG nuclease family protein encodes the protein MSDGADTWAVYLLECVDGRVYTGIARDPEQRYAKHLSGKGARFTRSNPPKQLLGWVWVASRGEALKLEIAWKRLPREQRIAALQAVITHAP
- the ppc gene encoding phosphoenolpyruvate carboxylase, coding for MEASREPEFLPPDGPLREDVGRLGAMVGRMLAEQGGRAFFERVEQVRQAAIRRRREGATLEELAASLAGLDARDAEALARAFATYFQAVNTAERVHRIRRRRDYQREGSAPQPESLLDVLGRLKAEGVGADELVGWLDRLWIEPVFTAHPTEAVRRSLLEKEQAIVASLIDGFDRERTPQERKDDDDRIYMALSAGWQTAEASPVRPSVLDEREHVDFYLAHPLYRIVPTLYESLAQALQTTYGVAIRLPRLLRFASWVGGDMDGNPNVGADTIADCLDSQRALVLERYREDVAALARSLSQTEGRVAASDALRVRLADYRARFPAAAAQIRPRHADMPYRCLLQLVGARLALTQDDDADGYASSDEFLDDLQLIADSLFQHRGVHAGAYAVERLQCRVRSFGFHLARLDVRQDSRVHDDALAALLAEPDWATRDGAARADRLRPYASGDAVFPDSHDANATSLQAVFAILRDSRKSHGCDATGLYIISMARSAADVLAVLALARRGGLVDPANDVPLNIAPLFETVDDLKSAPATLRALLDDPVYRRHLAARGDQQWVMLGYSDSGKDGGTLASRWGLQRAQVELLEVAHAAGIQLAFFHGRGGSASRGGARITPALMSAPRGAVAGVLRVTEQGEVIHRKYGIRALALRNLEQTVGAVLRASLRPREDESREERWREVMNTLSSTSRQSYRAFVERDGFVDYFRSATPVDVIERMTLGSRPASRRSMRGVQDLRAIPWVFAWTQCRSILPGWYGLGSALEQGARQFGEETLVEMARDWAFFCNLLDDVEMVLAKCDLPIAEAFSKLSGPLHEEFFGLVRDEFARTRRWLLQLKGSGVLLRGEPRLAASIRLRNPYVDPMSLLQVDLLQRWRASDRQDDAVLQALVACVNGVAQGLQNTG